A region of the Amycolatopsis sp. cg13 genome:
GATCGCGGGCGACGACACGGTCGCAGTGATCGCGCGCGAGCCGCTCACCGGACGAGACCTTGCCGAACGCTTTACCGCGCTCGCGCAGGGTTCGGCGGAAGGGGACGAGCCGTGACCCGGCGGGTCGTGCTCGCCTATCCGGGCGGGCACGGCTCCTCTGCCGCGCTGAATCTCCTTGCGGGACAAAGCGAAGTGGTCGCTGTCGCCGTGGACTTCGGTGCGGGCGACGTGGATTTGTGCGCGCTCCGGCGGCAGGCGATGGCCGACGGAGCCGCCGAAGTCGTGGTCGCGGACGTCCGCGAGGACTTCGCGAACGGCTACTGTTTGCTGGCGCTGCAAGCGAATGCGCTGATCCTTGATCGGCACCCGCTGGTCTTGGCCCGACCGCTGCTGGCAAGCCAGCTCGTGGCGACCGCGCGGGACCGGAACGCGTCGGCCGTCGCACACGGTGGCGGCGACGCGTTGTCCAGCATGATCGCGACACTCGCGCCAGACCTCGAGATCGTCGAACTCGGCATCCGAGCGAAGCAGGAGCTGTCGACAAGCCGGACTTTGTGGGGCCGGGCCGCGGACGACGGCTACCGCTGCACCGAGGACGCCGTGGCGAACCTCGGCGCGCCGGACGAGGTCGTCGTCACCTTCGATGAGGGCGTACCGGTCGCGGTCGACGGCGAGACGGTCAGCGTCGCCGAGGCGGTGCAGCGGCTCGGCCACCGGGCCGGGGCGCACGGGGTCGGCAGGTTCGAGGCCTATGACACGCCGGGCGCGGCGGTGCTGATCGCCGCGCACGAGGAGCTGGAATCAGTCACCCTGGATCGCGATCTGGCGAGGTTCAAACGCGGCGTCGACCGCCGATGGGCCGAGCTGGTCCACGACGGATTGTGGTTCTCGCCGCTGCGCGAGCCGCTGGACGCGTTCGTCCGGCGGGCGCAGGAGCGCGTGTCCGGCGAGGTGCGGCTGGTGCTGCACGCGGGCAGCGCGACCGTCGCCGACCTCCCCGGGAGGCGGCTTCGCCCGGTCGGACGGCGGTACCGTCCGGCCACCGGGCACACTCCGCTGGGGAGCACCCAGCATCCGAGCACCCAGGCGTCCTGAGACGCCGGACGAGAGAGGCAGAACGTGAGCGGGAAAGACCAGCCGGTGCAGCTGTGGGGCGGCCGGTTCGCCAGCGGACCGGCCGAGGCGATGGCGGCGCTCAGCGCCTCGACCCACTTCGACTGGCGCCTCGCGCCCTACGACATCGCCGGGTCGCGCGCGCACGCCCGCGTGCTGAGCAAGGCGGGTCTGCTCACCGAAGCGGAACTGGCCGGGATGCTGGACGCGCTCGACACGCTGGCGCAAGACGTCGAGTCCGGCGCGTTCACCCCGACGATCGCCGACGAGGACGTGCACACCGCGCTCGAACGCGGTCTGCTCGAACGTGCCGGCGCCGAACTGGGCGGCAAGCTGCGGGCGGGCCGTTCCCGCAACGACCAGGTCGCGACGCTGTTCCGGATGTGGCTGCGCGACGCCGCGCGCCGGGTGGTCGCGGGCACGCTCGACGTGATCGACGCGCTGGTGTCGCAGGCGTCCCGGCACCCGGACGCGATCCTGCCCGGCCGCACCCACCTGCAGCACGCGCAGCCGGTTCTCCTGGCGCACCACCTGATGGCCCACGGCCAGTCGCTGCTGCGCGACGTCTCCCGCCTGCGCGACTGGGACGCGCGCACCGCGGAATCGCCGTACGGTTCGGGTGCGCTCGCCGGTTCGTCGCTCGGCCTCGACCCGGAAGCCGTCGCCGCCGAGCTGGGCTTCGACACCAGCGTGGAGAACTCGATCGACGGCACCGCCTCGCGCGATTTCGTCGCCGAGTTCGCGTTCGCCGTCGCGATGCTTTCGGTGAACCTGTCGCGGATCGCCGAAGAGGTGATCATCTGGAACACCGCCGAATTCGGCTACGTCACGCTGGACGACGCGTGGGCCACCGGCAGCTCGATCATGCCGCAGAAGAAGAACCCGGACGTCGCGGAGCTGACCCGCGGCAAGGCAGGACGGCTGATCGGCAACCTCACCGGTCTGCTCGCCACGCTCAAGGCGCAGCCGCTCGCGTACAACCGCGACCTGCAGGAGGACAAGGAACCGGTCTTCGACTCGGTCGAACAGCTGGAACTGCTCTTCCCGGCGATCGCGGGGATGCTCGGCACGCTCACCTTCCACACCGACCGGCTCGCCGAACTGGCTCCCGCCGGGTTCACGCTGGCCACCGACATCGCCGAATGGCTGGTGCGCCAGGGCGTGCCGTTCCGCGTCGCGCACGAGGCGGCGGGGGAGAGCGTGCGGGTGGCGGAATCGCGCGGAGCCGGGCTCGACGAGCTGACCGACGAGGAGTTCCAGGCCATCAACCCGGCGCTCACCCCGGCGGTGCGCGAAGTCCTCACCGTTGAAGGCTCAGTGCGTTCGCGCGACGCGCGCGGCGGCACCGCGCCGGACCGTGTCGCCGAGCAACGGGCGCGCCTGGTCGAGCGCGTTGCGGCGCATCGGCAGTGGCTGAAGTGATCTGTCGTCAGGCCGCTGGTTAGGCTGGCGGCCTGACGAGGGGAGTGCGTGTGGACCGGTTGTTCCGGCGCGAAGAACTGGCACTGGACCCGGTCGACCTGGCTCGGCTGCTGCTCGGTGCCGTCCTCGAGGCCGACGGGCCCGAAGGCCGGGTCGGGGTGCGGCTCGTCGAGGTCGAGGCCTATCGCGGGCTGGACGATCCCGCCTCGCATTGCTACCGCGGGAAAACTCCGCGGAACGCCGTGATGTGGGGTCCGGCCGGGCACCTCTACGTGTACTTCGTCTACGGCATGCACTTCTGCGCGAACGTCGTCGGCACCGAGGACGGACAGCCGGGCGCGGTGCTGCTGCGCGCGGGCGAGGTCGTCGAGGGCGCGGACATCGTGCGGAAGCGGCGGCCGAACGCGCGCGGCAACGGCGAACTCGCCAAAGGTCCGGCCATCCTCACCTCGGTGCTGGGCCTCGCGCGGGAACAGAACGGCGTCGACCTCACCGACCCCGAATCGCCGGTGCGGCTGCGCGTCGGCGAGCGCGTGCCCGCGGAGAACGTGCGCACCGGCCCGCGGGTCGGAGTCGCGATGGCGATGGAGACGCCGTGGCGGTTCTGGGTCGACGGCTCACCAGCCGTCTCGACCTACCGCCGCGGCGGGAAACGCCGGCAGGTGCGACCCGCGGGTTAACGGTTTGACCTGGTGGGGGATCATCTACAGGTGTGAGTGAGCACATCCTTGACGAGTTGTCCTGGCGCGGCCTGATCGCGCAATCCACCGACATCGACGCCCTGCGCCGAGAACTCGACCACGGCCCGCTCACGCTCTATTGCGGTTTCGACCCGACCGCGCCCAGCCTGCACGCCGGCAACCTCGTCCCGCTGCTGATGCTCAAGCGGTTCCAGCGCGCCGGGCACCGGCCGATCGTGCTGGCCGGCGGCGCCACCGGGATGATCGGCGACCCCCGCGACAACGGGGAGCGCACGCTGAACACCCTGGACGTCGTCGCGGACTGGGCCGGGCGGATCCGCGGGCAGCTGGAGCGGTTCGTGGACTTCGACGATTCGCCGACCGGCGCGATCGTGGAGAACAACCTCGACTGGACCTCGAAGCAGAACACGCTGGAGTTCCTGCGGGACGTCGGCAAGCACTTCTCGGTGAACGTGATGCTGAACCGGGAGACGGTCAAGCGCCGCCTCGAAGGCGACGGCATGTCCTACACGGAGTTCAGCTACCTGCTGCTGCAGTCCCAGGACTACCTGGAGCTGTACCGCAAGCACGGCTGCAAGCTGCAGGTCGGCGGCTCGGACCAGTGGGGCAACCTCGTCGGCGGCGTGGACCTGATCCGCCGCGTCGAGGGCGGCACCGCGCACGCGCTGACCGCGCCGCTGGTCACCGACGCCGAGGGACGCAAGTTCGGCAAGTCCACCGGCGGCGGCAACGTGTGGCTCGATCCGGAGCTGACCTCGCCGTACGCCTGGTACCAGTACTTCGTGAACGTCGGCGACGCTGACGTGCTCCGTTACCTGCGCCTGTTCACCTTCCTTGACCAGGAGGAGATCGACGCGCTGGCAAATGACACCGAGGAGCGTCCGCACCTGCGCGCCGCGCAGAAGAAGCTGGCCGAGGAGTTCACGAACCTGGTGCACGGCGAGGACCAGACGCGCCAGGTCATCGCGGCGAGCCAAGCCCTGTTCGGCCGCGGCGAGCTGGCCGAACTGGACGCGCCGACGCTCGACGCGGCGATGGCCGAGGTCCCGAACGGCAAGGTCGAGCCCGCCGGCGACGCGACGATCGTCGACCTGCTGATCGCCGGGGGA
Encoded here:
- the tyrS gene encoding tyrosine--tRNA ligase: MSEHILDELSWRGLIAQSTDIDALRRELDHGPLTLYCGFDPTAPSLHAGNLVPLLMLKRFQRAGHRPIVLAGGATGMIGDPRDNGERTLNTLDVVADWAGRIRGQLERFVDFDDSPTGAIVENNLDWTSKQNTLEFLRDVGKHFSVNVMLNRETVKRRLEGDGMSYTEFSYLLLQSQDYLELYRKHGCKLQVGGSDQWGNLVGGVDLIRRVEGGTAHALTAPLVTDAEGRKFGKSTGGGNVWLDPELTSPYAWYQYFVNVGDADVLRYLRLFTFLDQEEIDALANDTEERPHLRAAQKKLAEEFTNLVHGEDQTRQVIAASQALFGRGELAELDAPTLDAAMAEVPNGKVEPAGDATIVDLLIAGGLVDSKGAARRTVKEGGAYVNNVKIADEEWKPSASDALHGRWLVVRKGKRNVAGVRVGG
- a CDS encoding argininosuccinate synthase domain-containing protein is translated as MTRRVVLAYPGGHGSSAALNLLAGQSEVVAVAVDFGAGDVDLCALRRQAMADGAAEVVVADVREDFANGYCLLALQANALILDRHPLVLARPLLASQLVATARDRNASAVAHGGGDALSSMIATLAPDLEIVELGIRAKQELSTSRTLWGRAADDGYRCTEDAVANLGAPDEVVVTFDEGVPVAVDGETVSVAEAVQRLGHRAGAHGVGRFEAYDTPGAAVLIAAHEELESVTLDRDLARFKRGVDRRWAELVHDGLWFSPLREPLDAFVRRAQERVSGEVRLVLHAGSATVADLPGRRLRPVGRRYRPATGHTPLGSTQHPSTQAS
- the argH gene encoding argininosuccinate lyase, which gives rise to MSGKDQPVQLWGGRFASGPAEAMAALSASTHFDWRLAPYDIAGSRAHARVLSKAGLLTEAELAGMLDALDTLAQDVESGAFTPTIADEDVHTALERGLLERAGAELGGKLRAGRSRNDQVATLFRMWLRDAARRVVAGTLDVIDALVSQASRHPDAILPGRTHLQHAQPVLLAHHLMAHGQSLLRDVSRLRDWDARTAESPYGSGALAGSSLGLDPEAVAAELGFDTSVENSIDGTASRDFVAEFAFAVAMLSVNLSRIAEEVIIWNTAEFGYVTLDDAWATGSSIMPQKKNPDVAELTRGKAGRLIGNLTGLLATLKAQPLAYNRDLQEDKEPVFDSVEQLELLFPAIAGMLGTLTFHTDRLAELAPAGFTLATDIAEWLVRQGVPFRVAHEAAGESVRVAESRGAGLDELTDEEFQAINPALTPAVREVLTVEGSVRSRDARGGTAPDRVAEQRARLVERVAAHRQWLK
- a CDS encoding DNA-3-methyladenine glycosylase, translated to MRVDRLFRREELALDPVDLARLLLGAVLEADGPEGRVGVRLVEVEAYRGLDDPASHCYRGKTPRNAVMWGPAGHLYVYFVYGMHFCANVVGTEDGQPGAVLLRAGEVVEGADIVRKRRPNARGNGELAKGPAILTSVLGLAREQNGVDLTDPESPVRLRVGERVPAENVRTGPRVGVAMAMETPWRFWVDGSPAVSTYRRGGKRRQVRPAG